A genomic stretch from Parus major isolate Abel chromosome 28, Parus_major1.1, whole genome shotgun sequence includes:
- the ZNF414 gene encoding zinc finger protein 414 isoform X2, producing the protein MKTEKDEAVATFSLRGKFGAEGAGCSDPAVPGAPMAGAGSGGTPAPELRPLKRRPVPGKHYQCSSYGCKLAFPSMQELMDHLKVHYRPTQSLEGKTFHCPTLGCTETFPSMQDLMAHMKVHYKPNRYFKCENCLLRFRTHRSLFKHLHVCSDSSSGPAPPPKPDKPVLPPATSAPEKEPPAKPPEGLPKLPSALRPLEKEGSAGADTGPAALPELPGSLVPPAPHPFPLLEPGLFGPSSLTRFSGPPPSSVPGPFLSYVSPSPYGLAQPPAQHRLRPFLPGHGPPSVSNAVWKKSQGHSSNSRIVWEHTRGRYSCTQCPFSTASREEMTLHIEDHRKNPPPGRLEAEMDFGVGLAPFHAKLPPEMENSLYSQL; encoded by the exons ATGAAGACGGAGAAGGACGAGGCTGTGGCCACCTTCTCCCTGCGGGGGAAATTCGGCGCAGAGGGGGCAG gctgcagtgacCCAGCCGTGCCCGGTGCCCCGATGGCgggggcggggagcggggggaCCCCGGCCCCGGAGCTGCGGCCGCTGAAGCGCAGACCTGTCCCAG GGAAACACTACCAGTGCTCGAGCTACGGCTGCAAACTGGCCTTCCCCAGCATGCAGGAGCTGATGGACCATCTGAAGGTCCACTACAGACCCACGCAGTCCCTCGAGG GCAAAACCTTCCACTGCCCCACCTTGGGCTGCACCGAGACCTTCCCCAGCATGCAGGACCTCATGGCCCACATGAAGGTGCACTACAAACCAAACCGCTACTTCAA GTGTGAGAACTGCCTGCTGCGCTTCCGCACGCACCGCTCCCTCTTCAAGCACCTGCACGTCTGCTCCGACAGCTCCAGcggccccgcgccgcccccCAAGCCCGACAAGCCCGTCCTGCCGCCCGCTACCTCTGCCCCGGAGAAGGAGCCCCCAGCCAAGCCACCCGAGGGGCTGCCCAAGCTGCCGAGCGCTCTGCGGCCCCTGGAGAAGGAAGGCTCGGCGGGCGCGGACACCGGCCCGGCGGCGCTGCCCGAGCTGCCCGGCTCGCTGGTGCCGCCGGCCCCGCACCCCTTCCCGCTGCTGGAGCCCGGCCTGTTCGGGCCCTCGTCCTTGACTCGGTTCTCGGGGCCACCCCCGTCCTCGGTGCCGGGGCCGTTCCTGTCCTACGTGTCCCCCTCGCCCTACGGGCTGGCGCAGCCCCCGGCTCAGCACCGCCTGCGGCCCTTCCTGCCGGGCCACGGCCCCCCCAGCGTCTCCAACGCCGTCTGGAAGAAAAGCCAAG GGCACTCCTCCAACAGCCGCATCGTCTGGGAGCACACGCGGGGCCGCTACAGCTGCACGCAGTGCCCCTTCTCCACCGCCTCCCGCGAGGAGATGACCCTGCACATCGAGGACCACCGCAAGAACCCCCCGCCCGGGCGCCTGGAGGCCGAGATGG aTTTCGGGGTGGGTCTCGCCCCGTTCCACGCCAAGCTGCCGCCGGAGATGGAGAACTCCCTGTACTCCCAGCTTTGA
- the ZNF414 gene encoding zinc finger protein 414 isoform X1 codes for MKTEKDEAVATFSLRGKFGAEGAGCSDPAVPGAPMAGAGSGGTPAPELRPLKRRPVPGKHYQCSSYGCKLAFPSMQELMDHLKVHYRPTQSLEGKTFHCPTLGCTETFPSMQDLMAHMKVHYKPNRYFKCENCLLRFRTHRSLFKHLHVCSDSSSGPAPPPKPDKPVLPPATSAPEKEPPAKPPEGLPKLPSALRPLEKEGSAGADTGPAALPELPGSLVPPAPHPFPLLEPGLFGPSSLTRFSGPPPSSVPGPFLSYVSPSPYGLAQPPAQHRLRPFLPGHGPPSVSNAVWKKSQGVSVSPLLPCFGSGVTPGHSSNSRIVWEHTRGRYSCTQCPFSTASREEMTLHIEDHRKNPPPGRLEAEMDFGVGLAPFHAKLPPEMENSLYSQL; via the exons ATGAAGACGGAGAAGGACGAGGCTGTGGCCACCTTCTCCCTGCGGGGGAAATTCGGCGCAGAGGGGGCAG gctgcagtgacCCAGCCGTGCCCGGTGCCCCGATGGCgggggcggggagcggggggaCCCCGGCCCCGGAGCTGCGGCCGCTGAAGCGCAGACCTGTCCCAG GGAAACACTACCAGTGCTCGAGCTACGGCTGCAAACTGGCCTTCCCCAGCATGCAGGAGCTGATGGACCATCTGAAGGTCCACTACAGACCCACGCAGTCCCTCGAGG GCAAAACCTTCCACTGCCCCACCTTGGGCTGCACCGAGACCTTCCCCAGCATGCAGGACCTCATGGCCCACATGAAGGTGCACTACAAACCAAACCGCTACTTCAA GTGTGAGAACTGCCTGCTGCGCTTCCGCACGCACCGCTCCCTCTTCAAGCACCTGCACGTCTGCTCCGACAGCTCCAGcggccccgcgccgcccccCAAGCCCGACAAGCCCGTCCTGCCGCCCGCTACCTCTGCCCCGGAGAAGGAGCCCCCAGCCAAGCCACCCGAGGGGCTGCCCAAGCTGCCGAGCGCTCTGCGGCCCCTGGAGAAGGAAGGCTCGGCGGGCGCGGACACCGGCCCGGCGGCGCTGCCCGAGCTGCCCGGCTCGCTGGTGCCGCCGGCCCCGCACCCCTTCCCGCTGCTGGAGCCCGGCCTGTTCGGGCCCTCGTCCTTGACTCGGTTCTCGGGGCCACCCCCGTCCTCGGTGCCGGGGCCGTTCCTGTCCTACGTGTCCCCCTCGCCCTACGGGCTGGCGCAGCCCCCGGCTCAGCACCGCCTGCGGCCCTTCCTGCCGGGCCACGGCCCCCCCAGCGTCTCCAACGCCGTCTGGAAGAAAAGCCAAG GTGTGAGTGTCAGCCCACTCCTCCCATGCTTTGGCTCAGGAGTGACTCCAG GGCACTCCTCCAACAGCCGCATCGTCTGGGAGCACACGCGGGGCCGCTACAGCTGCACGCAGTGCCCCTTCTCCACCGCCTCCCGCGAGGAGATGACCCTGCACATCGAGGACCACCGCAAGAACCCCCCGCCCGGGCGCCTGGAGGCCGAGATGG aTTTCGGGGTGGGTCTCGCCCCGTTCCACGCCAAGCTGCCGCCGGAGATGGAGAACTCCCTGTACTCCCAGCTTTGA
- the LOC107215614 gene encoding acidic leucine-rich nuclear phosphoprotein 32 family member B isoform X2 has product MININLLSVSNLPKLNKLRKLELSDNRISGGLEVLAEKTPNLTHLNLSGNKIKDINTLEPLKKLPNLHSLDLFNCEVTMLINYRESVFALLPQLTYLDGFDADEQEAPDSDPEADGDALEDDYENGEGEEEEDDEEEDDLDEEVIDDEEDEDDDLEGEEEEDGVDDEEEDEEEDGEEDEEDEAEEDHRCGEKRKRSLEDEGEEDAEDEEDDEDD; this is encoded by the exons ATGATCAACATCAACCTGCTGTCTGTGTCCAACCTCCCCAAACTCAACAAGCTCCGGAAG ctggagctgagtgATAATAGGATTTCTGGTGGCCTTGAAGTTCTAGCAGAGAAAACTCCCAACCTGACACACTTGAACCTAAGCGGCAACAAGATCAAAGACATCAATACCCTGGAGCCCTTG aaaaagtTGCCAAACCTCCACAGTCTGGACCTGTTCAACTGCGAGGTGACGATGCTCATCAACTACCGGGAGAGCGTGTTcgccctcctgccccagctcaccTACCTGGATGGCTTTGATGCTGATGAGCAGGAAGCCCCTGACTCAGACCCCGAAGCAGATGGGGATGCACTGGAAGATGACTATGAGAATGGGGAag gcgaggaagaggaggatgatgaggaggaggacGATTTGGATGAAGAAGTCATTGATGAcgaggaagatgaagatgatgatcTGGAGGgtgaagaggaagaggatggagtAGATGATGAG gaggaagatgaggaggaagatggtgaggaggatgaagaagatgaagctGAGGAGG ACCATCGGTGTGGGGAGAAGAGAAAACGAAGTCTAGAGGATGAAGGAGAGGAAGATGCAGAGGACgaagaggatgatgaggatgactGA
- the LOC107215614 gene encoding acidic leucine-rich nuclear phosphoprotein 32 family member B isoform X3, giving the protein MSKTVDAQCPSEKGPGKGRRQLEKKLPNLHSLDLFNCEVTMLINYRESVFALLPQLTYLDGFDADEQEAPDSDPEADGDALEDDYENGEEGEEEEDDEEEDDLDEEVIDDEEDEDDDLEGEEEEDGVDDEEEDEEEDGEEDEEDEAEEDHRCGEKRKRSLEDEGEEDAEDEEDDEDD; this is encoded by the exons ATGAGTAAAACTGTGGATGCTCAGTGCCCATCTGAGAAGGGACCGGGAAAGGGTCGGAGGCAGTTGGAG aaaaagtTGCCAAACCTCCACAGTCTGGACCTGTTCAACTGCGAGGTGACGATGCTCATCAACTACCGGGAGAGCGTGTTcgccctcctgccccagctcaccTACCTGGATGGCTTTGATGCTGATGAGCAGGAAGCCCCTGACTCAGACCCCGAAGCAGATGGGGATGCACTGGAAGATGACTATGAGAATGGGGAag AAggcgaggaagaggaggatgatgaggaggaggacGATTTGGATGAAGAAGTCATTGATGAcgaggaagatgaagatgatgatcTGGAGGgtgaagaggaagaggatggagtAGATGATGAG gaggaagatgaggaggaagatggtgaggaggatgaagaagatgaagctGAGGAGG ACCATCGGTGTGGGGAGAAGAGAAAACGAAGTCTAGAGGATGAAGGAGAGGAAGATGCAGAGGACgaagaggatgatgaggatgactGA
- the LOC107215614 gene encoding acidic leucine-rich nuclear phosphoprotein 32 family member B isoform X1 produces the protein MININLLSVSNLPKLNKLRKLELSDNRISGGLEVLAEKTPNLTHLNLSGNKIKDINTLEPLKKLPNLHSLDLFNCEVTMLINYRESVFALLPQLTYLDGFDADEQEAPDSDPEADGDALEDDYENGEEGEEEEDDEEEDDLDEEVIDDEEDEDDDLEGEEEEDGVDDEEEDEEEDGEEDEEDEAEEDHRCGEKRKRSLEDEGEEDAEDEEDDEDD, from the exons ATGATCAACATCAACCTGCTGTCTGTGTCCAACCTCCCCAAACTCAACAAGCTCCGGAAG ctggagctgagtgATAATAGGATTTCTGGTGGCCTTGAAGTTCTAGCAGAGAAAACTCCCAACCTGACACACTTGAACCTAAGCGGCAACAAGATCAAAGACATCAATACCCTGGAGCCCTTG aaaaagtTGCCAAACCTCCACAGTCTGGACCTGTTCAACTGCGAGGTGACGATGCTCATCAACTACCGGGAGAGCGTGTTcgccctcctgccccagctcaccTACCTGGATGGCTTTGATGCTGATGAGCAGGAAGCCCCTGACTCAGACCCCGAAGCAGATGGGGATGCACTGGAAGATGACTATGAGAATGGGGAag AAggcgaggaagaggaggatgatgaggaggaggacGATTTGGATGAAGAAGTCATTGATGAcgaggaagatgaagatgatgatcTGGAGGgtgaagaggaagaggatggagtAGATGATGAG gaggaagatgaggaggaagatggtgaggaggatgaagaagatgaagctGAGGAGG ACCATCGGTGTGGGGAGAAGAGAAAACGAAGTCTAGAGGATGAAGGAGAGGAAGATGCAGAGGACgaagaggatgatgaggatgactGA